A region of Anolis carolinensis isolate JA03-04 unplaced genomic scaffold, rAnoCar3.1.pri scaffold_7, whole genome shotgun sequence DNA encodes the following proteins:
- the edf1 gene encoding endothelial differentiation-related factor 1, with protein sequence MAESDWDAVTVLRKKGPSAAQAKSKQAVLAAQRRGEDVETSKKWAAGQNKQHSITKNTAKLDRETEELHHDRVPLEVGKVIQQGRQGKGLTQKDLATKINEKPQVIADYESGRAIPNNQVLGKIERAIGLKLRGRDIGKPLEKGPKGN encoded by the exons ATGGCGGAGAGCGACTGGGACGCGGTGACGGTGCTGCGCAAGAAGGGCCCCAGCGCGGCCCAAGCCAAGTCCAAGCAG GCCGTCCTGGCGGCGCAGAGAAGAGGCGAAGACGTGGAGACCTCCAAGAAAT GGGCGGCGGGCCAGAACAAGCAGCACTCCATCACCAAGAACACGGCAAAGCTGGACCGGGAGACGGAGGAGCTGCACCACGACCGGGTGCCCCTCGAGGTGGGCAAGGTCATCCAGCAGGGCCGGCAGGGCAAGGGCCTCACCCAGAAGGACCTGGCCACG AAAATCAACGAGAAGCCCCAGGTCATCGCGGACTATGAGTCGGGGCGGGCCATCCCCAACAACCAGGTGCTGGGCAAGATCGAGAGAGCCATCG GCCTCAAGCTCCGCGGGCGGGACATCGGGAAACCCCTCGAAAAGGGTCCCAAAGGGAACTGA